The following are encoded in a window of Panicum virgatum strain AP13 chromosome 5N, P.virgatum_v5, whole genome shotgun sequence genomic DNA:
- the LOC120676331 gene encoding BTB/POZ domain-containing protein At5g03250-like isoform X1: MVTMKLGSKPEIFVLEDLTWRCTTELESDVVVEVGEMSFYLHKFPLLSRSGVLQRMISEYQPPADGGGGMCTLQLDDIPGGAKAFELAAKFCYDVKIELNALNVVCLRCAAEYLRMTDDYAEGNLITQAESFIAEVLANWKDSIKALETCEGVIPTAEDLHLVSRCITALASKACASDAAAPLLRNASVDKDALWNGIRSGDTASAASASGMDWWYEDVSFLSLPMFKRLIQAMEAKGMRDESIAGAIMFYAGRFLPGLKRNTSFSNALASYGADGGGGGMSSRNITPRAASVSAPSEGDQRYFLEEIVALLPTKKGVASTKFLLGMLRTAMLLHASPLCRENLERRIGAQLEDASLDDLLVPNLGYHVETLYDIDCVQRILDYFMSSTDGIGTGYTSPALAEDGGGSLGLPQGGTPSTSLSPITMVAKLMDGYLAEVAPDTNLKLPKFQALAAVVPDFARPVDDGVYRAIDIYLKSHPWLSESEREQLCRLMNCQKLSLEACTHAAQNERLPLRVVVQVLFFEQLRLRTSIAGWFFVSDNAAGGDGARPHHGGAMVPKGAAAVAASTQAEVDTDAEDDAPDGKETITDVKARVSELEKECKSMKQEIRRLGKPRRSWSLLTRKCGFGAKVQQGQPALPSSK, from the exons ATGGTGACCATGAAGCTGGGTTCCAAGCCGGAGATTTTCGTCCTCGAAGACCTCACATG GAGATGCACCACCGAACTTGAGAGTGATGTTGTTGTCGAGGTAGGAGAGATGTCCTTCTACCTCCACAAG TTCCCGCTGCTGAGCCGGAGCGGCGTGCTGCAGCGGATGATCAGCGAGTACCAGcccccggcggacggcggcggcggcatgtgcACGCTGCAGCTGGACGACATCCCCGGCGGCGCCAAGGCGTTCGAGCTGGCCGCCAAGTTCTGCTACGACGTCAAGATCGAGCTCAACGCGCTGAACGTGGTGTGCCTCCGCTGCGCCGCCGAGTACCTGCGCATGACGGACGACTACGCCGAGGGCAACCTCATCACGCAGGCCGAGTCCTTCATCGCCGAAGTGCTCGCCAACTGGAAGGACTCCATCAAGGCGCTCGAGACATGCGAGGGCGTCATCCCCACCGCCGAGGACCTGCACCTCGTCTCCCGCTGCATCACCGCGCTCGCCTCCAAGGCCTGCGcgtccgacgccgccgcgccgctgctcagGAACGCCAGCGTCGACAAGGACGCGCTCTGGAACGGCATCCGGTCAGGGGACACGGCgtccgcggcgtcggcgtccgggATGGACTGGTGGTACGAGGACGTGTCCTTCCTCAGCCTGCCCATGTTCAAGCGCCTGATCCAGGCGATGGAGGCCAAGGGCATGCGCGACGAGAGCATCGCCGGCGCCATCATGTTCTACGCGGGGCGCTTCCTGCCGGGGCTCAAGCGCAACACCAGCTTCAGCAACGCGCTGGCCAGCTacggcgccgacggcggcggcggcggcatgagcAGCCGGAACATCACCCCGCGCGCCGCCAGCGTGTCGGCGCCGTCGGAGGGCGACCAGAGGTACTTCCTGGAGGAGATCGTGGCGCTGCTGCCGACGAAGAAGGGCGTGGCGTCCACCAAGTTCCTGCTCGGGATGCTGCGCACGGCAATGCTCCTCCACGCCAGCCCGCTGTGCCGGGAGAACCTGGAGCGGCGCATCGGCGCGCAGCTCGAGGACGCGTCGCTGGACGACCTGCTCGTGCCCAACCTCGGTTACCACGTCGAGACGCTCTACGACATCGACTGCGTGCAGCGGATCCTGGACTACTTCATGTCGTCGACGGACGGGATCGGGACGGGGTACACGTCGCCGGCGctggcggaggacggcggcggcagcctcggGTTGCCCCAGGGCGGGACGCCGTCGACGTCGCTGTCGCCGATCACCATGGTGGCCAAACTCATGGACGGGTACCTCGCGGAGGTGGCGCCGGACACCAACCTGAAGCTGCCCAAGTTCCAGGCGCTTGCCGCCGTGGTGCCGGACTTCGCGCGCCCCGTCGACGACGGCGTCTACCGCGCCATCGACATATACCTCAAG TCGCACCCGTGGCTGTCGGAGTCGGAGCGGGAGCAGCTGTGCCGGCTGATGAACTGCCAGAAGCTGTCGCTGGAGGCGTGCACGCACGCGGCGCAGAACGAGCggctgccgctgcgggtggTGGTGCAGGTGCTCTTCTTCGAGCAGCTCCGCCTGCGCACGTCCATCGCCGGGTGGTTCTTCGTGTCGGACAACGCGGCGGGGGGTGACGGCGCGCGCCCGCACCATGGTGGCGCCATGGTCCccaagggcgccgccgccgtcgcagccaGCACGCAAGCAGAGGTGGACACCGACGCGGAGGACGACGCGCCCGACGGTAAGGAGACCATCACCGACGTGAAGGCGCGGGTGTCGGAGCTGGAGAAGGAGTGCAAGAGCATGAAGCAGGAGATCCGGCGGCTCGGGAAACCCCGGAGGTCGTGGAGCCTGCTCACCAGGAAGTGCGGCTTCGGGGCCAAGGTGCAACAAGGGCAGCCCGCACTGCCGAGCAGCAAATAG
- the LOC120676331 gene encoding BTB/POZ domain-containing protein At5g03250-like isoform X2, producing the protein MSFYLHKFPLLSRSGVLQRMISEYQPPADGGGGMCTLQLDDIPGGAKAFELAAKFCYDVKIELNALNVVCLRCAAEYLRMTDDYAEGNLITQAESFIAEVLANWKDSIKALETCEGVIPTAEDLHLVSRCITALASKACASDAAAPLLRNASVDKDALWNGIRSGDTASAASASGMDWWYEDVSFLSLPMFKRLIQAMEAKGMRDESIAGAIMFYAGRFLPGLKRNTSFSNALASYGADGGGGGMSSRNITPRAASVSAPSEGDQRYFLEEIVALLPTKKGVASTKFLLGMLRTAMLLHASPLCRENLERRIGAQLEDASLDDLLVPNLGYHVETLYDIDCVQRILDYFMSSTDGIGTGYTSPALAEDGGGSLGLPQGGTPSTSLSPITMVAKLMDGYLAEVAPDTNLKLPKFQALAAVVPDFARPVDDGVYRAIDIYLKSHPWLSESEREQLCRLMNCQKLSLEACTHAAQNERLPLRVVVQVLFFEQLRLRTSIAGWFFVSDNAAGGDGARPHHGGAMVPKGAAAVAASTQAEVDTDAEDDAPDGKETITDVKARVSELEKECKSMKQEIRRLGKPRRSWSLLTRKCGFGAKVQQGQPALPSSK; encoded by the exons ATGTCCTTCTACCTCCACAAG TTCCCGCTGCTGAGCCGGAGCGGCGTGCTGCAGCGGATGATCAGCGAGTACCAGcccccggcggacggcggcggcggcatgtgcACGCTGCAGCTGGACGACATCCCCGGCGGCGCCAAGGCGTTCGAGCTGGCCGCCAAGTTCTGCTACGACGTCAAGATCGAGCTCAACGCGCTGAACGTGGTGTGCCTCCGCTGCGCCGCCGAGTACCTGCGCATGACGGACGACTACGCCGAGGGCAACCTCATCACGCAGGCCGAGTCCTTCATCGCCGAAGTGCTCGCCAACTGGAAGGACTCCATCAAGGCGCTCGAGACATGCGAGGGCGTCATCCCCACCGCCGAGGACCTGCACCTCGTCTCCCGCTGCATCACCGCGCTCGCCTCCAAGGCCTGCGcgtccgacgccgccgcgccgctgctcagGAACGCCAGCGTCGACAAGGACGCGCTCTGGAACGGCATCCGGTCAGGGGACACGGCgtccgcggcgtcggcgtccgggATGGACTGGTGGTACGAGGACGTGTCCTTCCTCAGCCTGCCCATGTTCAAGCGCCTGATCCAGGCGATGGAGGCCAAGGGCATGCGCGACGAGAGCATCGCCGGCGCCATCATGTTCTACGCGGGGCGCTTCCTGCCGGGGCTCAAGCGCAACACCAGCTTCAGCAACGCGCTGGCCAGCTacggcgccgacggcggcggcggcggcatgagcAGCCGGAACATCACCCCGCGCGCCGCCAGCGTGTCGGCGCCGTCGGAGGGCGACCAGAGGTACTTCCTGGAGGAGATCGTGGCGCTGCTGCCGACGAAGAAGGGCGTGGCGTCCACCAAGTTCCTGCTCGGGATGCTGCGCACGGCAATGCTCCTCCACGCCAGCCCGCTGTGCCGGGAGAACCTGGAGCGGCGCATCGGCGCGCAGCTCGAGGACGCGTCGCTGGACGACCTGCTCGTGCCCAACCTCGGTTACCACGTCGAGACGCTCTACGACATCGACTGCGTGCAGCGGATCCTGGACTACTTCATGTCGTCGACGGACGGGATCGGGACGGGGTACACGTCGCCGGCGctggcggaggacggcggcggcagcctcggGTTGCCCCAGGGCGGGACGCCGTCGACGTCGCTGTCGCCGATCACCATGGTGGCCAAACTCATGGACGGGTACCTCGCGGAGGTGGCGCCGGACACCAACCTGAAGCTGCCCAAGTTCCAGGCGCTTGCCGCCGTGGTGCCGGACTTCGCGCGCCCCGTCGACGACGGCGTCTACCGCGCCATCGACATATACCTCAAG TCGCACCCGTGGCTGTCGGAGTCGGAGCGGGAGCAGCTGTGCCGGCTGATGAACTGCCAGAAGCTGTCGCTGGAGGCGTGCACGCACGCGGCGCAGAACGAGCggctgccgctgcgggtggTGGTGCAGGTGCTCTTCTTCGAGCAGCTCCGCCTGCGCACGTCCATCGCCGGGTGGTTCTTCGTGTCGGACAACGCGGCGGGGGGTGACGGCGCGCGCCCGCACCATGGTGGCGCCATGGTCCccaagggcgccgccgccgtcgcagccaGCACGCAAGCAGAGGTGGACACCGACGCGGAGGACGACGCGCCCGACGGTAAGGAGACCATCACCGACGTGAAGGCGCGGGTGTCGGAGCTGGAGAAGGAGTGCAAGAGCATGAAGCAGGAGATCCGGCGGCTCGGGAAACCCCGGAGGTCGTGGAGCCTGCTCACCAGGAAGTGCGGCTTCGGGGCCAAGGTGCAACAAGGGCAGCCCGCACTGCCGAGCAGCAAATAG
- the LOC120672017 gene encoding glutathione S-transferase T2-like, whose amino-acid sequence MHSVDCVDRNSKSGPTFWGQISDTYNATTDPLRHRTAKQLKDHWSMYNARVSLFNAIYNQEVSKRQSGADDDMVMDEAKARYARRAGHEFKLFHWWEAVRHQPKWSVKHGGGPNIDVSKRSRLGTSGEYSSGSRETDEEVNRPPGRDRSKAAARKGKGKVGSSSHTSTDSAEMGEKLEDLCKITHEYAQAKLWKQWNILSSRSTDGMTDAQKKVHDRALKRLQQQLHLNDDDE is encoded by the coding sequence ATGCACTCGGTCGATTGTGTGGACAGAAACAGCAAGAGCGGCCCAACCTTTTGGGGCCAAATAAGCGACACCTACAACGCCACCACTGACCCACTCCGACACCGCACCGCCAAGCAACTGAAGGATCATTGGTCCATGTACAATGCACGGGTCTCCTTGTTCAATGCAATATACAACCAAGAAGTGTCGAAGCGGCAAAGTGGAGCCGACGACGACATGGTGATGGACGAAGCCAAAGCAAGGTATGCACGAAGGGCTGGCCATGAGTTTAAGCTTTTTCATTGGTGGGAAGCTGTCCGTCACCAGCCGAAATGGTCAGTGAAGCATGGTGGTGGGCCGAATATAGACGTGTCGAAGAGATCACgtctcggaacttccggtgagtATAGCTCCGGCTCTCGGGAGACCGACGAGGAGGTGAACCGTCCCCCGGGTCGTGATAGATCGAAGGCGGCTGCGCGGAAGGGTAAGGGGAAGGTAGGCTCAAGCAGCCATACTTCTACTGATTCCGCAGAGATGGGCGAAAAGTTGGAAGATCTTTGCAAGATCACCCACGAGTACGCTCAAGCAAAACTGTGGAAGCAGTGGAACATACTCAGTTCACGCTCGACGGACGGTATGACGGATGCTCAGAAGAAGGTTCATGACCGAGCGTTAAAACGTCTGCAACAACAGCTTCACctcaacgacgacgacgagtag
- the LOC120675942 gene encoding protein ULTRAPETALA 2-like, which produces MAAANGGAGAALFSEEELREVSGVRRGEDFVEMTCGCTSHRYGDAVGRLRVFASGDLEVSCECTPGCREDKLTPAAFEKHSGKETAGKWRNTIWVMVQGEKVPLSKTALLKYYYLAHKSSNGSHKGRNGRPSHRDEFIRCTRCGKDRRFRLRSKEECRVYHDALAKINWTCADLTTDRVTCDDEEERASRKVLRGCSRATSCAGCMKCVCFGCETCRFKDCDCQTCVDFYRNSESEGITGRT; this is translated from the exons atggcggcggcgaacggAGGTGCCGGCGCGGCGCTGTTCAGCGAGGAGGAGCTGCGGGAGGTGAGCGGGGTGCGCCGGGGGGAGGACTTCGTGGAGATGACGTGCGGATGCACCAGCCACCGCTACGGCGACGCCGTCGGCCGCCTCCGCGTCTTCGCCTCCGGCGACCTGGAGGTCAGCTGCGAGTGCACCCCCGGCTGCCGCGAAG ATAAGTTGACACCTGCAGCCTTTGAGAAGCACTCTGGAAAAGAGACCGCTGGAAAGTGGAGGAACACTATCTGGGTCATGGTTCAGGGAGAAAAAGTGCCACTGTCAAAGACAGCTCTGCTCAAATACTACTACTTGGCACACAAATCCAGCAATGGTTCTCACAAAGGTCGTAATGGACGTCCATCTCACCGTGATGAGTTCATCCGCTGCACAAGATGTGGAAAGGATAGGAGATTTCGGCTCCGGTCAAAAGAAGAGTGCCGTGTTTACCATGATGCTCTTGCCAAAATTAACTGGACATGTGCAGATTTGACAACTGATAG GGTCACCTGTGACGATGAGGAGGAGCGAGCAAGCCGCAAGGTGCTGCGTGGCTGCTCCCGCGCCACGTCCTGCGCCGGCTGCATGAAGTGCGTCTGCTTCGGGTGCGAGACCTGCCGCTTCAAGGACTGCGACTGCCAGACCTGCGTCGACTTCTACCGCAACTCGGAGTCGGAAGGAATAACAGGGAGGACCTAA
- the LOC120671821 gene encoding vacuolar protein sorting-associated protein 28 homolog 1-like isoform X4, with the protein MEVKLWNDKRERELLESYADLYAIIKATEKLERAYVRDLVSAADYEAECLKLISQFNSLSSSLAGAVTVPRFVQAYRLDCPAALNRLLQSGVPATVELRAASNSSAPTATAASAAAIAHCVQTFITAMDAVKLNMLANDQVRPLLQDVATSMARLGPLLPPDFEGKVKVNEWLGKLHKMGAADELTEQQARQLNFDLDSAYSAFLAALPASM; encoded by the coding sequence ATGGAGGTGAAGCTGTGGAACGACAAGCGCGAGCGGGAGCTCCTGGAGAGCTACGCGGACCTGTACGCGATCATCAAGGCCACGGAGAAGCTGGAGCGGGCCTACGTCCGCGACCTCGTCTCCGCCGCCGACTACGAGGCGGAGTGCCTCAAGCTCATCTCCCAGTTcaactccctctcctcctcgctcgccggcgccgtcacCGTCCCGCGCTTCGTCCAGGCGTACCGCCTCGACTGCCCCGCCGCGCTCAACCGCCTCCTGCAGTCCGGCGTCCCGGCCACCGTCGAGCTCCGCGCCGCGTCCAACTCCTCTGCGccgaccgccaccgccgcctcagccgccgccatcgcgcACTGCGTGCAGACCTTCATCACCGCCATGGACGCCGTCAAGCTCAACATGCTCGCCAACGACCAGGTCCGCCCGCTGCTGCAGGACGTCGCCACCTCCATGGCCAGGCTCGGACCCCTGCTGCCGCCCGACTTCGAGGGGAAGGTCAAGGTCAACGAGTGGCTCGGCAAGCTGCATAAGATGGGCGCCGCGGATGAGCTCACCGAGCAGCAGGCCAGGCAGCTCAACTTCGACCTCGACTCGGCGTACAGTGCCTTTTTGGCTGCGCTGCCTGCCAGCATGTGA